A genomic segment from Streptomyces sp. NBC_00459 encodes:
- a CDS encoding adenosylmethionine--8-amino-7-oxononanoate transaminase translates to MPDLPLSELLDLDRRHVWHPYGPMPGRVEPLVVESASGVRLRLAGGAGELVDGMSSWWSAIHGYNHPVLNEAAREQLSRMSHVMFGGLTHEPAVRLAKLLVDLSPEGLEHVFLADSGSVSVEVAVKMCLQYWRSIGRPAKQRLLTWRGGYHGDTWQPMSVCDPEGGMHELWQGVLPRQVFADAPPAEYEESYADHLRSMIERHADELAAVIVEPVAQGAGGMRFHSPAYLRVLREACDAYGVLLVFDEIATGFGRTGTLFAAEHAAVTPDVMCVGKALTGGYLTMAATLCTARVADGISRGEVPVLAHGPTFMGNPLAAAVACASIGLLLDQDWQAEVKRVETGLRDGLAGAADLPGVRDVRVLGAIGVVQLDHEVDMAAATAAAVREGVWLRPFRDLVYAMPPYVTGDADVARIARAVCAAAQEG, encoded by the coding sequence ATGCCTGACCTGCCCCTGTCCGAGCTGCTCGACCTGGACCGGCGGCACGTCTGGCATCCGTACGGGCCGATGCCGGGCCGGGTCGAACCGCTCGTCGTGGAGTCGGCGAGCGGGGTACGGCTGCGGCTCGCGGGCGGGGCGGGCGAGCTGGTCGACGGGATGTCGTCCTGGTGGTCGGCGATCCACGGCTACAACCACCCGGTGCTCAACGAGGCCGCGCGCGAGCAGCTCTCACGGATGAGCCACGTCATGTTCGGCGGGCTCACCCACGAGCCCGCCGTACGGCTGGCGAAGCTCCTTGTCGACCTGTCGCCGGAGGGGCTTGAGCACGTCTTCCTCGCCGACTCGGGATCGGTGTCGGTCGAGGTCGCGGTCAAGATGTGCCTGCAGTACTGGCGTTCGATCGGCCGCCCTGCCAAGCAACGCCTGCTGACCTGGCGCGGCGGCTACCACGGCGACACCTGGCAGCCGATGTCCGTGTGCGACCCCGAGGGCGGCATGCACGAGCTGTGGCAGGGTGTCCTGCCCCGCCAGGTGTTCGCGGACGCGCCGCCAGCGGAGTACGAGGAGTCGTACGCCGACCACCTGCGCTCCATGATCGAACGGCACGCGGACGAACTGGCCGCGGTGATCGTCGAACCGGTGGCGCAGGGCGCGGGCGGGATGCGGTTCCACTCCCCCGCCTATCTGCGGGTGCTGCGCGAGGCGTGCGACGCGTACGGCGTACTGCTCGTGTTCGACGAGATCGCGACCGGGTTCGGGCGCACGGGCACGCTGTTCGCGGCGGAGCACGCGGCGGTGACGCCGGATGTGATGTGCGTGGGCAAGGCGCTGACCGGCGGTTATCTGACGATGGCGGCGACGCTGTGCACGGCACGGGTGGCCGACGGCATCTCGCGCGGCGAGGTCCCGGTGCTCGCCCACGGCCCGACCTTCATGGGCAACCCCCTGGCGGCGGCCGTGGCCTGTGCCTCGATCGGTCTGCTGCTCGACCAGGACTGGCAGGCGGAGGTCAAACGCGTCGAGACCGGACTGCGGGACGGGCTCGCCGGAGCGGCGGACCTCCCCGGGGTACGGGACGTACGCGTGCTGGGTGCGATCGGGGTGGTCCAGCTCGACCACGAGGTGGACATGGCGGCGGCCACGGCGGCGGCCGTCCGCGAGGGAGTGTGGCTGCGGCCGTTCCGCGACCTCGTCTACGCCATGCCGCCGTACGTCACCGGCGACGCGGACGTGGCCCGGATCGCGCGCGCGGTGTGCGCGGCGGCACAGGAGGGATGA
- the bioD gene encoding dethiobiotin synthase, whose product MPILVITGTGTEVGKTVTTAAVAATALAAGRTVAVLKPAQTGVRPEERGDADEVARLVGAVRTLELARYPDPLAPATAARRASLPPVRPAEVAEAAAKLAAEYDVVLVEGAGGLLVRFDDEGGTLADAAELLDAPVLVVASAGLGTLNATELTAHELSRRDVHLTGIVIGSWPDSPDLAARCNLADLPVVAGAPLVGALPAGVGTLPPANFRDMAGHWLAPVLGGTWDASEFRTREAPLL is encoded by the coding sequence ATGCCGATCCTGGTGATCACGGGGACGGGCACGGAGGTCGGCAAGACGGTCACGACGGCCGCCGTCGCCGCCACGGCCCTCGCCGCGGGCCGTACGGTGGCCGTGCTCAAACCGGCGCAGACGGGCGTCCGGCCGGAGGAGCGCGGCGACGCCGACGAGGTCGCGCGCCTCGTGGGTGCCGTACGGACCCTCGAACTCGCCCGCTATCCGGACCCGTTGGCCCCCGCGACGGCCGCCCGACGAGCCTCGCTGCCACCGGTGCGGCCGGCCGAGGTGGCGGAGGCCGCAGCGAAACTGGCCGCCGAGTACGACGTGGTCCTGGTGGAGGGCGCGGGCGGCCTGCTCGTACGGTTCGACGACGAGGGTGGCACCCTGGCGGACGCGGCCGAACTGCTGGACGCGCCGGTGCTGGTCGTCGCGTCGGCGGGCCTGGGCACCCTCAACGCGACGGAGCTGACGGCACATGAACTCTCCCGCAGAGACGTCCACTTGACGGGCATCGTCATCGGTAGCTGGCCCGACTCCCCAGACCTGGCAGCCCGCTGCAACCTGGCGGACCTGCCGGTGGTCGCCGGGGCCCCTCTGGTCGGAGCGCTCCCGGCGGGGGTGGGGACGCTGCCCCCGGCCAACTTCCGCGACATGGCCGGACATTGGCTGGCGCCCGTGCTCGGCGGAACATGGGACGCGTCAGAATTCCGGACGCGAGAAGCGCCCCTTCTCTAG